In one Lolium rigidum isolate FL_2022 chromosome 3, APGP_CSIRO_Lrig_0.1, whole genome shotgun sequence genomic region, the following are encoded:
- the LOC124698023 gene encoding putative FBD-associated F-box protein At1g61330 encodes MDSHLTRTRKRPRRCYHEPVIKKTRAKVHLADLSEDLLSLVLSKLPIKDAVRTGVLSSKWRQVSRGCSKLKFDGFTVCGSGVFGGQEYTQKFIDNVNAVMRQQQCMVVEELVIRFGFDIKLVDHVNTWVDFAVSSRTKSLALDLAPAKFRADQYRFPVELLDDASLYRLRHLQLSFASFELPCQFSGFPNLRTLDLHMLRVTRKDLQDTLSNCVNLEWFSMVRCHLNDELTVGQPLSKLLYLRIVHCKITKIVLNAVKLETFIFYGRLYPVDLGGAPELKHVDLDFYSSVPLEHALTVLPKVFSSVHDLTLRAFIPLKMPLLMETPYKFSQLKHLDLWPILGHKEASNILSLASFLRAAPYLEKLEMHFSGFDFAHRVSHPIKILPRCPHNYLKSLHITGFSGTTSQLELLMHTLENAHALEFLTIKGADIVGRDLDREGKIRFVSQFQKLERRYLHGIISPNVKLCII; translated from the exons ATGGACAGCCATCTAACACGCACACGTAAAAGACCGAGGCGCTGCTATCACGAACCAGTCATTAAGAAAACCAGAGCAAAGGTTCATCTTGCAGATCTTTCTGAGGATCTTTTGTCTCTAGTTCTATCAAAATTACCGATAAAGGATGCAGTGAGAACTGGTGTTCTGTCAAGTAAATGGAGGCAAGTGTCGAGGGGTTGCTCCAAACTGAAATTTGATGGTTTCACTGTGTGCGGCAGCGGTGTGTTTGGGGGACAAGAGTACACTCAGAAATTCATCGACAATGTTAATGCAGTCATGCGGCAGCAGCAGTGCATGGTTGTTGAAGAACTGGTGATCAGATTTGGATTCGACATCAAGCTAGTGGATCATGTGAATACTTGGGTGGATTTTGCTGTATCATCACGGACAAAGAGTCTTGCCCTTGATTTAGCGCCAGCCAAATTCCGTGCTGATCAGTACAGATTTCCTGTCGAGCTTTTAGATGACGCAAGCCTATATCGGCTTCGTCATCTGCAACTTAGCTTTGCTTCATTTGAACTACCCTGTCAATTCAGCGGTTTCCCGAATCTGAGAACACTTGATTTGCACATGTTACGTGTCACTCGGAAGGATCTTCAAGATACGCTGTCAAATTGCGTTAATCTTGAGTGGTTCAGTATGGTTAGATGTCATTTGAATGATGAGTTGACAGTAGGTCAGCCATTATCAAAGCTACTATACTTGCGTATTGTGCACTGCAAGATAACCAAGATAGTACTCAATGCGGTGAAACTTGAAACGTTCATCTTCTATGGGCGTCTGTATCCAGTTGACCTTGGGGGTGCTCCAGAACTGAAACACGTAGATCTTGATTTCTATTCGTCTGTACCTCTTGAGCATGCTTTGACTGTACTTCCCAAAGTGTTTTCAAGTGTTCATGATCTGACATTGCGTGCTTTTATTCCACTTAAG ATGCCCTTGCTGATGGAAACCCCATACAAGTTTTCCCAGTTGAAACATTTAGATTTGTGGCCGATTCTAGGTCATAAAGAAGCTAGCAATATTCTTTCATTGGCCTCCTTTTTGAGGGCTGCTCCTTACCTTGAAAAGCTAGAGATGCAT TTTAGCGGTTTTGATTTCGCACATCGGGTCTCACATCCTATCAAGATCCTTCCAAGGTGTCCACATAACTATCTGAAGAGCCTGCATATTACTGGATTTTCGGGAACAACATCACAACTTGAACTTCTAATGCACACCCTTGAAAATGCTCATGCCCTAGAGTTCTTGACAATTAAAGGAGCTGACATAGTTGGTCGTGATCTAGATCGTGAAGGGAAAATAAGATTTGTTTCCCAATTTCAAAAACTAGAGAGAAGATACCTTCATGGAATAATTTCACCAAATGTGAAACTGTGTATTATTTAA